In Dermacentor albipictus isolate Rhodes 1998 colony chromosome 6, USDA_Dalb.pri_finalv2, whole genome shotgun sequence, the following proteins share a genomic window:
- the LOC135910524 gene encoding endothelin-converting enzyme-like 1: MADTGATTIDSSSSSSSSDSERNALGGSRLTTGPTRRPGFQRLELHELLQVRQMQAAARRAADAAAHGDGADTALDSAATSACALPDPAPAAQEHAGPNVVVIRANWRMNPRHVIILEAMAVIFSIAFLLYLGSMLWVRVKDQGLLRASPRTSHAEHADLPLFSGCHETACHKYMATIELSINRSQDPCRNFYRFVCDGWKRQHHLLSVVDAAEDAMYGRALKAIEWSSEHGGSQYFAAPSPLSVEKKVAGLAKSCMELSQSSLPDLKRFMAARHLPWPKTSRWDLLEILLDLSGNWNVHLWFHVSFELAPLRGGTGEPVLKIGHSAAFHAWIATTRAFAGQPAGTAASLRYRRYVRAMLRLFDASEAVEDEVIAKIEAMDRLTLQVLGPAMAEQDSRILRMSIRNLTDTATPGIAAGRLLLLLNEYFIWARRFSARDIVQVENAGLLRSVVYLLGLDSDTREELTLSLGLRVAHELGWMASREIADATLELAGLPPSAHRRRCLIQVESAVGIGWLSLFPKHRGAEDVVRDVRDVLDDAVARHKKALLQLWAPGAIVPWNNQSFLASVLPEPSRGARFFVDWLNLMNGRWRLLERDVTNVLKPGSFLRHRWSFHGALTVAENYFVFPLFHSDFPAAANYGGAGRLLADEVLRGLYHDRLFNVNRLRKQEIGSDNIQETTDTSTAPQEWVPNYVDLKALLASLAAYRLGIARNTSSAYAKESSLAQDRLFFVASCYALCSGGNHVDVLYGDASHRCNVPVKALPEFAAAFQCVKTHALR, encoded by the exons ATGGCCGACACTGGGGCGACCACTatcgacagcagcagcagctcgagCTCCTCGGATTCGGAGCGGAACGCCTTAGGCGGTTCGAGGCTTACCACGGGTCCTACGAGACGACCGGGCTTCCAGCGACTCGAGTTGCACGAACTCCTTCAGGTGCGCCAGATGCAGGCGGCGGCGCGGCGGGCGGCAGATGCAGCCGCCCACGGCGATGGCGCAGACACCGCGCTCGATTCTGCAGCGACGTCTGCCTGCGCGTTGCCGGATCCGGCTCCGGCAGCACAG GAACACGCCGGGCCTAATGTAGTCGTCATTCGAGCAAACTGGCGCATGAACCCCAGGCACGTGATCATCCTGGAGGCGATGGCGGTCATTTTTTCCATCGCCTTTCTCCTCTACCTGGGATCGATGCTGTGGGTTCGCGTCAAGGACCAGGGCCTTCTCCGCGCAAGCCCCCGGACGTCGCACGCAGAACACGCGGATCTACCACTTTTTTCTGGCTGCCATGAAACGGCATGCCACAAGTACATGGCCACTATAGAGCTTTCGATTAATCGATCTCAAGACCCGTGCCGAAATTTCTATCGCTTCGTCTGCGACGGGTGGAAACGCCAACACCACCTGCTGTCCGTCGTGGATGCAGCGGAAGATGCGATGTACGGTCGCGCGCTTAAAGCCATCGAGTGGAGCAGCGAACACGGCGGCAGCCAGTATttcgcagcgccgtcgccgtTGAGCGTCGAGAAGAAGGTAGCCGGCCTTGCCAAGTCGTGCATGGAGCTTTCGCAGAGCAGTTTGCCCGACCTCAAAAGGTTCATGGCCGCGCGCCATCTCCCGTGGCCTAAGACGTCTCGCTGGGATCTCCTAGAGATTCTGCTCGATCTGTCTGGCAACTGGAACGTGCATCTGTGGTTCCACGTGAGCTTCGAACTGGCTCCTCTTCGCGGAGGGACCGGGGAGCCCGTGCTAAAGATTGGCCACAGCGCTGCCTTTCATGCCTGGATTGCCACCACGAGGGCGTTCGCCGGTCAGCCAGCGGGGACGGCAGCGTCGCTCCGGTACCGGCGCTACGTGCGAGCCATGTTACGGCTATTCGATGCTTCCGAAGCGGTCGAAGACGAGGTCATCGCCAAAATAGAGGCAATGGACCGGCTGACACTCCAGGTGCTGGGCCCCGCGATGGCCGAGCAGGACTCGAGGATTCTGCGCATGTCGATCCGCAACCTCACAGACACGGCGACTCCGGGCATTGCTGCTGGACGGCTGCTGCTCCTGTTGAACGAGTACTTCATCTGGGCACGCCGCTTTTCGGCTCGGGACATCGTGCAAGTGGAAAACGCCGGCCTGCTTCGCTCCGTCGTCTACCTACTGGGACTCGACTCCGATACGCGAGAGGAGCTCACGCTAAGCCTAGGCCTTCGCGTTGCCCACGAGTTGGGCTGGATGGCTAGCCGAGAGATCGCGGATGCCACGCTGGAGCTTGCTGGCTTGCCTCCGTCGGCGCATCGGCGACGCTGCCTGATTCAGGTCGAAAGCGCGGTGGGCATCGGGTGGCTCAGTTTGTTCCCGAAGCACCGAGGCGCCGAGGATGTCGTTCGGGACGTGCGGGACGTCCTAGATGACGCGGTGGCACGCCACAAGAAAGCCTTGCTCCAGCTTTGGGCCCCGGGCGCCATTGTGCCGTGGAACAACCAGAGCTTCCTGGCGAGCGTTCTGCCAGAACCGTCGCGCGGAGCTCGCTTCTTCGTAGACTGGTTGAACCTGATGAACGGGCGCTGGCGCCTCCTGGAACGAGACGTCACGAACGTTCTCAAGCCGGGTTCCTTTCTTCGCCACCGATGGAGCTTTCACGGTGCGCTCACGGTCGCCGAAAACTACTTTGTGTTCCCGCTGTTCCATTCAGACTTTCCGGCGGCCGCTAACTACGGCGGCGCCGGTCGTCTCCTCGCTGACGAAGTGCTCAGGGGCCTGTACCACGATCGCCTCTTCAACGTGAACCGCCTTCGCAAGCAAGAGATTGGAAGCGATAACATTCAGGAGACCACCGACACTTCCACTGCGCCACAGGAGTGGGTGCCAAACTACGTGGACTTGAAGGCTCTCCTGGCCAGCCTGGCTGCCTACAGGCTTGGCATTGCTCGAAACACAAGCAGTGCGTACGCCAAAGAGTCGAGCCTCGCGCAAGACAGGCTCTTTTTCGTGGCTTCTTGCTATGCTCTGTGCTCCGGCGGCAACCACGTGGACGTGCTGTACGGAGATGCAAGCCATCGCTGCAACGTGCCCGTCAAGGCGCTGCCCGAGTTTGCGGCAGCGTTTCAGTGCGTGAAAACACATGCTCTGCGATAG